The sequence below is a genomic window from Campylobacter concisus.
AAATGTGAGCGTGGCTAGCGTCTTAGGAGATGATGAGGCTGGCAAAAAGATAAAAGAAAAGCTTGCTGAGCTAAATGTAAAAGATGAGCTCATCCTTACTGAAAAAGGGCGTGAAAGCTCGATAAAAAGCCGCATCATGGCATCGCACCAGCAAGTTGTTAGGATCGATAAAGAGAGCGTTGTCAAGATAAATTTAGAAGATGAGCTCGTCTCAAAAGTAAAAGAAAACCTTGCAAATTTCAAGGCCGTCTTACTAAGTGACTACGGCAAAGGCGTGCTTAGCGAAAAGGTCTGCCAAGCGATCATAAATGAGTGCGTGAGGCTAAAGATTCCAGTGCTTATCGATCCAAAGGGTAGCGACTACTCAAAATATAAAAATGCAACCCTTCTAACGCCAAATAAAAAAGAAGCGAGCGAGGCTACAAATTTAAAGATAAAAGACAAAGCCGAGCTTGAAAAGGCGATAAAACAGCTAAAAGATGAGCTAAATTTGACCTATTCGATCATCACGATCTCAGAAGAGGGCATCGCGCTATATGATGACAAGCTGCACATCTTTGCGGCCAAGGCAAAAGAGGTCTTTGATGTCACTGGCGCTGGAGATACGGTGCTAGCTACACTTGGCTACATGCTAGCAAACGGAGCTGACATAAAAGAGGCGATAAAGATAGCAAACCTCGCTGCAGCCGTCGTCGTGGCAAAGATAGGTAGCGCAACAGCAAGTTTTAGCGAGATCGAGCAGCTGCTAAATAGCTCGTTTGGGGCAAATTTCGAGCATAAGTTTAAAAGCGTTGAGGAGCTAGAAGAAATTTTGAGCCAAAAGGACAAAAAAAAGGTCGTTTTCACAAATGGCTGCTTTGATATCTTGCACGCTGGACACGTAAAATACCTAGCGCGCGCAAGAGAGCTTGGCGATCTTTTGGTTGTTGGGCTAAACTCGGACGCTTCAGTTAAGAGGCTAAAAGGCGAAACAAGGCCTATAAACTCGCAAGATGACAGAGCCTGCGTGCTAAGTGGGCTTGGATTTGTTGATTATGTCGTGATTTTTGATGAGGATACGCCATTAAATTTGATAATAAAGATAAAGCCTGACGTGCTTGTAAAAGGGGCTGACTATAAAGGCAAAGAGGTCGTTGGCAGCGAGATCGTAAAAGAGGTCAGGCTGATCGACTTTGTCGAGGGCAAAAGCACAACAGGGATAATAAAAAGGATAAAAGATGCTAAGAACGATGATAAAAAATGAGCTTGAGGCTCACCAAAAGACCTTTAGCGAGCATGTAAATTTACTTGACAGCTTAGAGCGTGCTTGCCAGATGGTGGCTGATACGCTAAAAAATGGCAAAAAGGTGCTCGTTTGCGGTAACGGCGGCTCTGCGGCGGACGCTCAGCACTTTGCAGCCGAGCTAACTGGCAGATATAAAAGCGAGCGCCAGCCACTACCAGGCATCGCGCTAACTACTGATACTTCGGCGCTTACGGCTATTGGCAACGACTACGGCTTTGACTATGTTTTTTCACGTCAGTTTGAGGCATTAGCTCAGCCAGGCGACTTGCTCGTGGCGATCTCAACGAGTGGCAACAGCAAAAACGTCCTTGAAGCTATAAAAAGTGCCAAGAAAATGGGCGCATCAGTGCTTGGACTTAGTGGTAAAGGCGGTGG
It includes:
- the gmhA gene encoding D-sedoheptulose 7-phosphate isomerase, translated to MLRTMIKNELEAHQKTFSEHVNLLDSLERACQMVADTLKNGKKVLVCGNGGSAADAQHFAAELTGRYKSERQPLPGIALTTDTSALTAIGNDYGFDYVFSRQFEALAQPGDLLVAISTSGNSKNVLEAIKSAKKMGASVLGLSGKGGGAMNEGCDLNLVVSSSDTARIQESHIFFIHTICQAVDEAFRG
- the rfaE1 gene encoding D-glycero-beta-D-manno-heptose-7-phosphate kinase, coding for MAKRVKILVVGDLMLDHYIWGSCDRISPEAPVQVVKINNETYTLGGAGNVVRNLLSLGANVSVASVLGDDEAGKKIKEKLAELNVKDELILTEKGRESSIKSRIMASHQQVVRIDKESVVKINLEDELVSKVKENLANFKAVLLSDYGKGVLSEKVCQAIINECVRLKIPVLIDPKGSDYSKYKNATLLTPNKKEASEATNLKIKDKAELEKAIKQLKDELNLTYSIITISEEGIALYDDKLHIFAAKAKEVFDVTGAGDTVLATLGYMLANGADIKEAIKIANLAAAVVVAKIGSATASFSEIEQLLNSSFGANFEHKFKSVEELEEILSQKDKKKVVFTNGCFDILHAGHVKYLARARELGDLLVVGLNSDASVKRLKGETRPINSQDDRACVLSGLGFVDYVVIFDEDTPLNLIIKIKPDVLVKGADYKGKEVVGSEIVKEVRLIDFVEGKSTTGIIKRIKDAKNDDKK